In one Lolium rigidum isolate FL_2022 chromosome 3, APGP_CSIRO_Lrig_0.1, whole genome shotgun sequence genomic region, the following are encoded:
- the LOC124698679 gene encoding cysteine proteinase inhibitor 8-like, with translation MAKPLFLIALFALTAAALGGRDPGPIVGGWRPIEDVTDPHIQELGGWAVTQHAKLASDRLQFRRVTRGEEQVVSGMNYRLFVDAVDGAGTSAPYVAVVYEQAWTRTRELTSFKPAANY, from the coding sequence ATGGCGAAACCCCTCTTCCTAATCGCCCTCTTCgccctcaccgccgccgccctgggcGGCCGCGACCCCGGCCCGATTGTCGGCGGGTGGAGACCCATCGAGGACGTGACGGATCCGCACATCCAGGAGCTCGGCGGGTGGGCGGTCACGCAGCACGCCAAGCTGGCCAGCGACAGGCTGCAGTTCCGCCGGGTCACGCGCGGCGAGGAGCAGGTCGTGTCCGGGATGAACTACCGCCTCTTCGTGGACGCGGTGGACGGCGCCGGGACCAGCGCGCCGTACGTCGCGGTCGTCTACGAGCAGGCCTGGACACGCACCCGCGAGCTCACCTCCTTCAAGCCGGCGGCCAACTACTGA